In one Komagataeibacter sp. FNDCR2 genomic region, the following are encoded:
- a CDS encoding glycosyltransferase family 2 protein, whose protein sequence is MFFSLIVPTLGRVGELRALLDSLTRQSLTTFEVIIVDQNGDDRLVPVVNDFTDRLNITHLRSTVRQCNHARNLGAKRAVGDIVTFPDDDCVYTDTVLQTVNELFASFDKPDFITGSVITLEGLRGKSGRWHPVETPINSHNVWTCLIEFNFFIRRTAFTATGGFDEGVGPGTTFGSAEGQDLALRLLEKGFRGLYVPSLHIMHPDKPVTLTTARAYSYGLGMGHVMRKNHVGVATVGTFLLRSVMGGLVYLLKGDIPRARYYFLTFLGRIRGYLSLRAGAVTPAPATG, encoded by the coding sequence ATGTTCTTTTCACTTATTGTGCCTACATTGGGCCGGGTCGGGGAATTGCGTGCGCTACTGGATTCCCTGACCCGCCAGTCCCTGACGACATTCGAGGTCATCATCGTCGACCAGAATGGTGACGACCGGCTTGTGCCCGTGGTGAACGATTTCACGGACAGGCTGAACATCACGCACCTGCGCAGCACGGTCCGGCAGTGTAATCACGCCCGCAACCTCGGGGCCAAGCGGGCGGTGGGCGATATTGTCACCTTCCCCGATGACGACTGTGTCTATACCGACACTGTGCTGCAGACCGTAAACGAACTGTTCGCCAGCTTCGACAAACCCGATTTCATTACCGGCTCCGTCATCACGCTGGAGGGGCTGCGCGGAAAATCAGGGCGCTGGCATCCGGTCGAGACCCCCATCAACAGCCATAATGTGTGGACCTGCCTTATCGAATTCAATTTCTTCATCCGCCGCACGGCTTTTACCGCTACCGGCGGGTTTGATGAAGGCGTGGGGCCGGGCACGACTTTCGGCTCGGCCGAGGGGCAGGATCTGGCGTTACGCCTGCTCGAAAAGGGGTTCAGGGGGTTGTACGTCCCCTCGCTGCACATCATGCATCCCGACAAGCCCGTTACCCTTACGACCGCACGCGCGTACAGCTATGGGTTGGGAATGGGGCATGTCATGCGCAAGAACCATGTTGGCGTGGCAACCGTGGGCACCTTTCTCCTACGCTCCGTCATGGGCGGTCTTGTCTACCTGCTCAAGGGCGATATTCCCCGGGCGCGCTATTATTTCCTGACCTTCCTTGGCCGTATCAGGGGTTATCTCTCGTTGCGCGCGGGCGCGGTCACACCGGCTCCCGCCACCGGGTAA
- a CDS encoding 23S rRNA (adenine(2030)-N(6))-methyltransferase RlmJ, which produces MNYRHSYHAGNFADVMKHALLTALIDSLCRKPAPFSVLDTHAGIGLYDLSGPEAQATGEWRDGIGRMLESPLAPCPSPALKHWLEIVRAVIREHEGRLFYPGSPELVARLLRPGDTLTCCELHPEDQQSLRRLFRHNRSVSVHGRDGYEAMTALLPPKTAKRGLVFMDPPFERKDEFQRVTDAIITARRRFPTGIVAVWYPIKHRAPTRAFLNALKDAGQRNLLATELTLRPPLDPARLNGSGLLIANPPFQFDEEARDILAALCPCLGDGETESTVEWIVPE; this is translated from the coding sequence TTGAATTACAGACACAGCTACCACGCCGGTAATTTTGCCGATGTCATGAAACATGCCCTGTTGACGGCACTGATTGATTCCCTGTGCCGCAAACCAGCCCCTTTTTCGGTTCTGGATACGCATGCCGGGATTGGCCTGTACGATCTGTCCGGCCCCGAGGCCCAGGCAACGGGAGAATGGCGCGACGGCATTGGCCGCATGCTTGAATCCCCCCTTGCCCCCTGCCCGAGCCCTGCCCTGAAACACTGGCTGGAGATTGTCCGGGCAGTTATCCGCGAGCATGAGGGCCGCCTGTTCTACCCCGGGTCACCCGAACTGGTCGCACGGCTTCTGCGCCCCGGCGATACCCTGACATGCTGTGAACTCCACCCCGAAGACCAGCAGAGCCTCCGGCGGCTGTTCCGGCACAACCGGAGCGTATCTGTACACGGGCGCGACGGGTATGAGGCCATGACAGCCCTGCTCCCGCCCAAAACGGCAAAGCGTGGGCTGGTCTTCATGGACCCGCCCTTTGAACGGAAAGATGAATTCCAGCGTGTAACGGACGCCATCATTACGGCACGACGCCGGTTTCCCACCGGTATTGTGGCGGTGTGGTACCCGATCAAACACCGCGCACCCACGCGGGCCTTCCTGAATGCGCTGAAAGATGCCGGGCAGCGGAACCTTCTGGCCACGGAACTGACGCTCCGCCCCCCTCTGGATCCCGCGCGCCTGAACGGGAGTGGGCTCCTTATCGCCAATCCCCCGTTTCAGTTTGATGAAGAGGCGCGTGATATCCTTGCGGCATTATGCCCCTGCCTGGGCGATGGCGAGACGGAAAGCACCGTGGAATGGATCGTGCCGGAATAG
- a CDS encoding flippase, which produces MTPTDLTRLTRMQTVLFNAGWNMLGRIGPVAIALLVTPPLIVQLGLARWGVLTIALSLVGTFGIFDFGLGRALTRAIAERIGEGREKECATLVLTGIVTLGLLGLAGGGIAAMGVRLWVYHGLKIPAGLQHQTMVAMWVLCATAPLVMINAAMWGVMSAYQAFRTANLINIPISVMYYLGPLLILQLWDSLVGVMLMLALCRVAMTVGYGCVCLRLMPCLLTARPDFGLLRPLFKIGGWMTLSNLMFPILSYMDRFMIATVLSAAVTSYYTTAFDVVARLSMITMAVTSTAYPAMAASWRTDTLATTALYRNSILTVLGLLFPFCLLGALFSHDILSLWVGADFARHSTLIMKCLSIGVFFFGMDAVAAGFLDGIGRAEMNAILSVVEVVVYTPLLLVFLHWFGVNGAAFAWASRSLMDCVVRIGLGIRLYPSLAQVVRHLVPMALIGLVSMGLALPRVTYLASSLIALGGLATFYGVLWTHGLSDGERTSLRNTIARVWTLGRQNLRWRRSAG; this is translated from the coding sequence ATGACACCCACAGACCTGACACGCCTGACCCGTATGCAGACCGTCCTGTTCAATGCCGGGTGGAACATGCTGGGCCGTATCGGGCCGGTTGCCATCGCCCTGCTGGTTACGCCGCCCCTGATCGTCCAGCTCGGGCTTGCCCGATGGGGGGTACTGACCATAGCGCTCAGCCTGGTGGGTACGTTCGGGATATTCGATTTCGGGCTGGGCCGCGCCCTGACCCGCGCCATAGCCGAACGCATTGGCGAAGGGCGTGAAAAGGAATGCGCCACGCTGGTGCTGACGGGTATCGTCACGCTTGGGCTGCTGGGACTGGCGGGTGGCGGCATTGCGGCAATGGGTGTGCGGCTATGGGTCTATCATGGCCTGAAAATTCCGGCTGGGCTGCAACACCAGACCATGGTGGCCATGTGGGTCCTGTGCGCCACGGCCCCGCTGGTCATGATAAACGCCGCGATGTGGGGCGTCATGTCGGCCTATCAGGCATTCCGCACCGCCAACCTCATCAATATCCCGATTTCGGTCATGTACTATCTCGGCCCCCTGCTCATCCTGCAGCTATGGGACAGTCTGGTGGGGGTGATGCTGATGCTGGCACTGTGCCGGGTGGCGATGACGGTGGGGTATGGGTGTGTGTGCCTGCGGCTCATGCCCTGCCTGCTGACCGCCCGGCCCGATTTCGGGCTGTTGCGGCCCCTGTTCAAAATCGGCGGCTGGATGACGCTGTCCAACCTCATGTTTCCCATCCTGTCTTACATGGACCGTTTCATGATCGCGACGGTGCTGTCCGCCGCCGTGACCAGCTATTACACCACGGCATTTGATGTCGTGGCGCGCCTGTCCATGATTACCATGGCGGTGACCAGCACGGCCTATCCGGCCATGGCCGCCTCCTGGCGCACGGACACCCTCGCCACGACCGCGCTGTACCGCAACAGCATCCTGACGGTTCTGGGCCTGCTGTTTCCGTTCTGCCTGCTGGGCGCGCTGTTCAGCCATGATATCCTGTCACTTTGGGTGGGGGCCGATTTCGCGCGGCACAGCACGCTTATCATGAAATGCCTGAGCATCGGGGTCTTCTTCTTCGGCATGGACGCGGTTGCCGCCGGGTTTCTTGACGGGATCGGGCGGGCGGAAATGAACGCCATCCTGTCGGTGGTCGAAGTCGTGGTCTATACCCCCCTGCTGCTGGTGTTCCTGCACTGGTTCGGGGTCAATGGCGCCGCTTTCGCATGGGCAAGCCGCAGTCTCATGGACTGCGTGGTACGCATCGGGCTGGGTATCCGTCTTTATCCATCTCTGGCGCAGGTCGTGCGGCATCTTGTGCCCATGGCCCTGATCGGGCTGGTAAGCATGGGGCTGGCCCTGCCCCGCGTCACCTATCTGGCCAGCAGCCTGATTGCCCTGGGGGGGCTGGCTACGTTTTATGGCGTCCTGTGGACGCATGGCCTGAGTGATGGAGAAAGAACTTCGCTGCGCAACACCATCGCACGGGTCTGGACGCTGGGGCGGCAGAACCTGCGCTGGCGGCGGTCCGCCGGGTAG
- a CDS encoding acyltransferase: MDGPRHHYAALDGVRGFAALSVMVYHLGHWLDVPGLAVNSGLAVDLFFCLSGYVLSLSYGGRMVGAGSLSMGQFFRRRLVRLMPVIVVATLIGAAYVISRGRLNGTDIPHAAIFMAVVLALLNLPYPWAPHALGGPQVFPLNGPQYSLFLELFINLYWWSLRRVDQRYLAIGMIASCVPLLYVTGLGGDVPATFWSGLPRVGASFFIGVALYRLAPSCPAFMVHSAVFVTCMGIMAILFLWPVEVPRGVEMIWITVFSPLLVLSGARVRLSPGLARLSLWGGEISYPLYALHYPVFCWVNGLFQAATHHRMPMVEMPLVGITVLGVSLAVLKGIDEPVRARLSRRRGGAEATAPRGRAAYPVAGAGVTAPARNER, encoded by the coding sequence ATGGATGGTCCACGGCACCATTACGCGGCTCTGGACGGGGTGCGTGGTTTCGCGGCCCTGTCGGTCATGGTTTATCACCTTGGGCACTGGCTGGATGTTCCCGGCCTTGCGGTCAATAGCGGCCTTGCGGTGGATCTGTTCTTCTGCCTGAGCGGCTATGTGCTGTCCCTGTCATATGGGGGGCGGATGGTGGGGGCCGGGTCGCTGTCCATGGGGCAGTTTTTCCGCCGCCGCCTTGTCCGGCTCATGCCCGTGATTGTTGTGGCGACCCTGATTGGCGCGGCCTATGTCATCTCCCGTGGGCGGCTCAATGGCACGGACATCCCGCATGCGGCCATTTTCATGGCGGTGGTGCTGGCGTTGCTGAACCTTCCCTATCCATGGGCGCCGCACGCCCTTGGCGGGCCGCAGGTTTTTCCGCTCAATGGTCCGCAATACTCCCTTTTTCTGGAACTGTTCATCAACCTGTACTGGTGGTCCCTGCGGCGCGTGGACCAGCGCTACCTTGCCATCGGCATGATCGCGTCATGTGTTCCGCTGCTCTATGTCACCGGACTGGGCGGGGATGTGCCCGCCACGTTCTGGAGTGGGCTGCCACGGGTGGGGGCTTCGTTTTTCATTGGGGTGGCCCTGTACCGCCTTGCCCCGTCATGCCCGGCTTTTATGGTCCACTCCGCTGTATTCGTAACCTGCATGGGGATCATGGCCATACTGTTCCTGTGGCCGGTTGAGGTTCCGCGTGGCGTGGAAATGATCTGGATAACTGTATTTTCCCCGCTGCTTGTCCTGTCGGGCGCGCGTGTGCGCCTGTCCCCCGGTCTTGCCCGGCTTTCGCTATGGGGCGGGGAAATTTCCTACCCGCTATATGCCCTGCATTACCCGGTCTTCTGCTGGGTCAATGGCCTGTTTCAGGCCGCGACCCATCACCGCATGCCCATGGTGGAGATGCCGCTGGTCGGCATAACCGTACTCGGGGTCTCGCTTGCGGTGCTCAAGGGGATCGATGAGCCGGTACGCGCCCGCCTTTCGCGCCGACGCGGCGGTGCGGAAGCGACTGCTCCCCGGGGCCGCGCGGCTTACCCGGTGGCGGGAGCCGGTGTGACCGCGCCCGCGCGCAACGAGAGATAA
- a CDS encoding sorbosone dehydrogenase family protein, with protein MVARPERASLPLASGFGAHPELPPPDATLMPTINVATPRRWENGQKPAVPAGLSVSAYATGLDHPRWLYRLPNGDILVSESNSPGTDISTLKNRVARFIMGRAGAGEHSPNRIILLRDTDGDGQADLRSVFLENLYSPFGIALVGSDLYVANADAIVKFPYQDGTTGIHDRGTKVVDLPAGYNHHWTKNILASPDGKYLYVTVGSNSNVADNGMDAEKGRVRIDRLDLSTGELSAYATGLRNPNGLAWNSQTGALWVVVNERDEIGSDLVPDYITAVKEGAFYGWPYSYYGQHVDQRVQPQRPDLVARAIAPDYAIGPHTASLGIVFSNDATALPDQWRHGLFVAQHGSWNRRPKSGYKVIYVPFDNGEPSGQPQDVLTGFLTGDEEHVHGRPVGLALDGSGALLVADDVGNTIWRVTAAQQP; from the coding sequence ATGGTGGCGCGACCGGAACGGGCCAGCCTGCCGCTTGCCAGCGGCTTTGGCGCGCACCCCGAACTGCCCCCGCCCGACGCGACATTGATGCCGACAATCAATGTCGCCACCCCCCGCAGATGGGAGAACGGGCAGAAACCTGCCGTTCCCGCCGGTTTGTCCGTCAGCGCCTATGCGACGGGGCTGGATCATCCGCGCTGGCTCTACAGACTGCCAAACGGGGATATTCTGGTCTCGGAAAGCAATTCTCCGGGAACGGATATCAGCACGTTAAAAAATCGCGTGGCGCGTTTCATCATGGGGCGGGCCGGGGCGGGAGAACATAGTCCAAACAGGATCATCCTGCTGCGGGACACGGATGGCGATGGCCAGGCCGACCTACGTTCGGTGTTTCTGGAAAATCTCTACTCACCCTTCGGGATCGCCCTTGTCGGATCGGATCTCTACGTTGCGAACGCCGATGCCATTGTGAAATTCCCCTATCAGGACGGCACAACCGGAATTCATGACCGTGGCACGAAGGTTGTGGACCTGCCCGCCGGTTATAACCACCACTGGACAAAGAATATTCTGGCCAGTCCTGATGGAAAGTATCTCTACGTCACGGTAGGGTCGAACAGCAATGTTGCCGATAATGGCATGGATGCCGAAAAGGGTCGGGTGCGTATAGACCGCCTGGACCTTTCCACAGGGGAACTGAGCGCGTATGCGACCGGGCTGCGTAACCCCAATGGCCTTGCATGGAACAGCCAGACGGGTGCGCTTTGGGTGGTCGTCAATGAACGTGACGAAATCGGAAGCGATCTGGTCCCGGATTACATCACCGCGGTAAAGGAAGGCGCATTCTATGGCTGGCCATACAGTTACTACGGGCAGCATGTCGATCAGCGTGTCCAGCCGCAGCGACCGGATCTTGTCGCACGGGCGATCGCGCCGGATTACGCCATCGGCCCCCATACGGCCTCGCTCGGGATAGTTTTTTCGAACGATGCGACGGCTTTGCCCGACCAATGGCGGCATGGCCTGTTCGTAGCCCAGCATGGTTCATGGAACAGACGCCCGAAAAGCGGGTATAAGGTTATCTACGTTCCCTTTGATAACGGTGAGCCATCCGGACAGCCGCAGGATGTGCTGACGGGCTTCCTGACGGGTGATGAAGAACATGTTCATGGACGGCCCGTTGGTCTGGCCCTGGATGGATCAGGCGCACTTCTGGTGGCCGATGATGTCGGCAACACGATCTGGCGGGTAACAGCCGCGCAGCAGCCATAA
- a CDS encoding acyltransferase, with protein MFHTVDGLRGIAALGVAMLHMRILFPSVWYLQGGYLAVDLFFCLSGFVLAEAYSARLDSGFPLSVFVKKRLLRLWPLYALGLLIGAFMTLLRIVFGYDSPASLISFIPALFYIPWNGPLGELYPLNFPAWSLFYELVVNILMVVIWRKLDNRTLVTLIGLSGVALVISAFMWGSLNAGFSWAGAGVAMARVGFSFFLGILLWRMKPAPSHLSAWVPAILLAAALMVDGAGVPRAVTDLIDVMMVFPLIVWLGAITRPRGISLLFFEAIGAASYALYTIHMPMLRLLAMFISKVMHIPLDTVPYVACLEILAGLLTLAWFLNRIDIMVRRKLDDVLRKGVPNPLETGLLSDKV; from the coding sequence ATGTTCCATACAGTGGATGGACTGCGTGGTATTGCTGCGCTAGGGGTGGCGATGCTCCATATGCGAATATTATTTCCCTCAGTCTGGTATTTACAAGGGGGATATCTGGCTGTTGATCTGTTCTTCTGTCTGAGTGGATTTGTGTTGGCGGAAGCGTATTCGGCCCGACTTGATTCCGGTTTTCCGTTATCCGTTTTTGTCAAGAAACGTCTGTTACGCCTGTGGCCGCTTTACGCTCTTGGCCTGTTGATCGGTGCTTTCATGACCCTGTTGCGCATCGTTTTTGGTTATGATTCGCCCGCCAGCCTGATCTCTTTCATTCCAGCCCTGTTTTATATTCCGTGGAACGGGCCACTGGGTGAGCTTTATCCCCTCAATTTTCCAGCATGGTCGCTTTTTTATGAGCTGGTGGTCAATATCCTTATGGTCGTTATCTGGCGGAAGCTCGATAATCGAACGCTGGTTACCCTGATAGGCTTATCCGGCGTCGCCCTTGTTATTTCAGCATTTATGTGGGGTTCCCTGAATGCCGGTTTTTCTTGGGCCGGAGCCGGTGTGGCTATGGCGCGCGTGGGGTTTTCATTCTTCCTCGGCATCCTGCTCTGGCGGATGAAGCCAGCGCCTTCGCATCTTAGCGCATGGGTGCCTGCAATATTGCTGGCCGCCGCGCTCATGGTTGATGGCGCCGGTGTCCCGCGCGCGGTAACCGATCTGATAGATGTGATGATGGTGTTTCCGCTGATCGTGTGGCTTGGCGCCATAACCCGGCCCCGTGGTATCAGCCTGCTGTTTTTTGAAGCGATCGGGGCAGCCTCTTACGCTTTATATACCATTCACATGCCCATGCTGCGGCTGCTGGCCATGTTCATAAGCAAGGTCATGCATATTCCCCTTGATACTGTTCCCTATGTAGCCTGTCTGGAAATTCTGGCTGGCCTGCTTACGCTCGCATGGTTCCTGAACCGGATAGATATCATGGTCCGGAGAAAACTGGATGATGTCCTCAGGAAGGGTGTGCCCAACCCGCTGGAAACCGGGCTCCTGTCTGATAAGGTGTAA
- the galE gene encoding UDP-glucose 4-epimerase GalE, with protein sequence MHYLVTGGAGFVGSHVVLALRDAGHSVVVFDNLSTGHRAALPPDVPLIVGDLSDHALLNAVLECERFDAVLHFAALSLVGDSMRAPFTYLRHNYLNSLQLVELCVRHSIRRFVFSSTAALFGTPEQQPIMEDATVNPGSPYGESKFLIERVLHWAEKIHGLHSACLRYFNAAGSDPAGRAGEDHRPETHLIPLAIDTALGRRPGLSIFGSDYPTPDGTCLRDYIHVTDLANAHLAALEQIGTRSVTYNVGNTTGFSNLEVVRSVERVTGRRIEWCRADRRPGDPAILIAGSERLRKETGWTPHITALDDIVDTAYRWRLAHPDGYATLPCVQDAREEILPVPPFPVSPVAAAMHRPTPP encoded by the coding sequence GTGCATTACCTGGTGACTGGGGGCGCCGGCTTTGTCGGCAGCCATGTAGTCCTTGCCCTGCGCGACGCCGGTCATTCGGTTGTCGTGTTCGACAATCTCAGCACGGGGCACCGGGCCGCGCTCCCCCCCGATGTGCCGCTGATCGTGGGCGACCTGTCCGACCACGCGCTCCTGAACGCGGTTCTGGAATGCGAAAGGTTTGATGCGGTGCTGCATTTCGCGGCACTCTCCCTTGTCGGGGACAGCATGCGGGCCCCGTTCACATACCTGCGGCATAATTACCTCAACAGCCTGCAACTTGTTGAGTTATGCGTGCGACATTCCATCCGCCGGTTTGTATTTTCCTCCACCGCCGCGCTGTTCGGCACCCCTGAACAGCAGCCGATCATGGAAGATGCCACGGTCAATCCCGGCTCCCCCTACGGGGAAAGCAAATTCCTGATCGAACGGGTTCTGCACTGGGCCGAAAAAATCCATGGCCTGCACAGTGCCTGCCTGCGCTATTTCAATGCCGCCGGGTCAGACCCCGCAGGCCGCGCGGGCGAGGATCACCGCCCCGAAACCCACCTGATCCCGCTGGCGATCGACACGGCCCTGGGCCGCAGGCCGGGGCTGTCCATTTTCGGTTCCGATTATCCCACCCCGGATGGCACATGCCTGCGCGACTACATCCATGTCACCGATCTGGCCAACGCCCACCTGGCGGCGCTGGAGCAGATCGGGACACGCAGCGTGACCTATAACGTCGGCAATACAACCGGCTTTTCAAACCTTGAGGTCGTCCGCTCGGTCGAGCGGGTTACGGGACGACGGATCGAGTGGTGCCGGGCTGACCGCCGCCCGGGGGATCCGGCCATCCTGATTGCCGGATCGGAGCGGCTGCGCAAGGAAACCGGATGGACCCCGCACATCACCGCCCTGGATGATATTGTGGACACCGCCTATCGCTGGCGCCTGGCCCATCCCGATGGCTATGCCACCCTCCCTTGCGTGCAGGATGCCCGTGAAGAGATCCTTCCCGTCCCGCCTTTTCCCGTTTCCCCCGTTGCGGCGGCCATGCACCGGCCCACCCCGCCCTGA